Within Bdellovibrionales bacterium, the genomic segment GCTCCTAGAAGGAGAATTGCAATGGCTGGAGCCCACTTCGCAGTGATGTTTCCCATTTTGAGGAACAGTTTTTCCTCAAGTTCTAAAAATTTCTTTTCTACCGAAATTGGAGAAATCATCCTTCGATTATCTGTAAGCATTTTCAATAGCGCAATCTCTGAATAGACTTTCCTGCATGAGGAGCTTCTGTTAAACTTGACTTCAATTTTCGGAGCGGAACATGGCGAAAAAACTAGATTTGAGTCGAGTTCAAAATATGTTCTACCTTCATGGTGGTCTCAAGGCTGAGGTGTTCTTTGGATCCTTGGAGGAGGGGCCGAAGCTGAACTATCGCCGGAGTTTAAGGGTGATATCGGCTCAGCAGTCTTTGATATTGGAAGGTATTTACTGCAGGATCTCAGATGGTCAAGTCGAGGTAAAATCCAAGACAGAGTTTAGGGCGGGGAAGATTGTGAGCCACTCGGTCGAATATTTTGGTTCTGGACAAAGAGTCGAACTAAAATCCTTCTTCACTGGGTGGTTCCAGCGTTTGTCGAGTTATCAGCCTTCTGGATGCAAAGTCCAAAGATTTTTTGGACGAGATCATGTGTCACTGGCCTACTTCTCCTGGTTGAGCCCTGAGTTGTCGATGCTTTTGGATATGAAGAAATCTCTTGAATGTAACTTGATCCGAATGGAACAAGTTCGGGCGTATCCGATTAAGGTTGTGCGAGAGGAGTCGTTATCCTCCTCGCAGGTATCTTGTTTGCGTATGTATTCCCGAAGAAATGATTTGGAGTTTCCGGAAACACTCCTGACTTTTGATCGTCAGACAGGTCGATTGCTTCAGACCAAGGGCTATATGTATCCTCCCCCTCATGTGGGACGGATGGTTCTGAGTTACCCTCACTTAGGTGAAGTCCAGAATACCGCGCATTGAATACTGCGCATTCTTGATGAGACTTCTCTCGGGTGGTACGATGGTTCTGTCAAACGCAATGAGGAAGGGCCATGATTCCTCTTTTTGCCCGACGATATGCTTCGTGCTCTAGGGGCGAGACTTGGGGTCAGATGAATCGCATTTGGTATGAAAGCATTATTGACCAGGCGGAGAAGTCAGATAAAATTTTTTCTCGTGGTCGTCCCTTCTTTCTTTATAATCCCTCTGTTGCTGTTGAAAATATCCTCGCAATAAGGAAGGCTTGGAGTGGATCCTCCCAGGCATCAACGAAGGTCTTTTTCTCGGTTAAAGCGAATCCAAATCCCGAAATATTGAAGGAATTAGAATCGGTTGTTGATGGGTATGACGTTTCATCCGAAATGGAATTTGATTTGCTTCTTCGTTTGGGGATCGGGGGCAAACGAATCACTCTCTCCGGTCCTGCGAAAACAGATCGCTTATTGAAAAGGCCTTAGAGCAAAATGTCTACGGGATTCATTTTGATTCAGAAGAAGAATATTCCGCCTACAAGCGGTTGAAGGAGAATGATTTGTCTCAGTCGCAGAGTCGACTGACTATGAGACTAGCTCATGGCAAGATTGGGTCCCATAAATTAGGTTTCTCAGATGAAAATTTGAGTGGCATCCTCAAAGAAATAAATGATCAAAGTTGTTTCGGGTTTCATATTTATCTGGGAAGAGAATCTTTCAGCGCGCCGGTTGTTCGCTCAGTTATCGAAAAGGCAACCGAGTTTCGGCAAAGATTCCCGCTAGCCTTTCACAGAGAATTTGAACTTTTTTTGGGAGCAGGATTTCCAAGCGCCAACTGTGGCTTGGTTGAAGATCTCCGATTGGTGTCGGCAGATCTTCAAGCCCCGTATCCGGTTCACCTCGAAATGGGGCGCTACATCATGAATACGGCAGGTATCTATGGGACGCGGATACTGGCGGTGAAGATTCGGCCCAAGGGGAGAGCTTTTGTGATTATCAATGGGGGACTTCAGCATCTGGCGGCAAATCTGGTTTCTCCGCGCTATGGGCGAAGGCATCTCAATTGCTTATTGAGGTTCGACCGACCTGGTAGGCTGAAGGGTGGCGATAGTCGTGAGTATGATATCTATGGATCCCTGGGAATTTGGAATGACTGCATCCTTCCGGAGGTGTCTTTGCCTCAGAGCGTGGAAAGAGGCGATTGGTTGATCTTTTTTCCGACTGGAGCCTATGGTTTTACGGCCGCTGCAAACCAGTTTATTGGACCTCCGCGAATAGATGAGTGGATGGTCAGAGGTGGCGGTGAGAATTTTGAACTCAAGGAGGTTTCTGCTTCTCATCTTGTTCCCTACCAATTAGCCTTCTCAAATTTGGAGAGGAGTCCTTGTGAACTTCTCCCTTAAAGTAGACGGAGAGACGAACTCTGGGGAGCTTTGTGATCTTTTTGGTTCTGAGTCCAAATATCCGAGCGAATACTATTTTTGGCAGGATCGTAAACCAGATTTTTTTGCCTTTTATAGCCATCTGAAAACTCAGCCTGCCACCTATCTGAAGTGGATAGATGCGAAGGGAAGAACGCGGATTTGCTTTGGCGTCATACCCATAGGTGAAATGCAGGGGTCGCCAATTTGTTATCTCACCGATTTTTTTGCGGACCCTGCAATACGAAACTCCAAAGAAGTCTGGAGATTTGTGGAAGCAAGCTGTCACTTTTTCCGAGAGAATTTTCAAACATCTTTGTGTTGGGGCTTGGAGAATCGTCCTGGTGTACTTCGGGGATTCTCGAGGATGCTCGCTCGAGTTGGTTTTGGCTTTAAGTATTTTGGACTCTCTCTTATGAGAGAGTTCTATTTATCTGGAGAGAGAAGCACCCAGTACCAGGCATCCTTGGAGAAAGTTGAGAGGCTGGAAGGCAAAGAGATTTTGAATAGCCCAGATGTCTTTTCTTTCTTAAAGTTCGCCCCAGAGAACAGACCAATATTTGCTCCCTCTCTGAGTATTTCAGGCTTGGATAAATTGCTGAAAACTGATCCAAATCTGACAATTATAAAATATCCCTCCTCGGTTAATAGAAATAAATGTTTGCTTCTCGTTGACTTTGGAAAAGTCCGAAAACTATGTAGCACCGGTAAAAAGTCAGAATTGATGAAAGGTCAATCCTGGGGGGATGAATTGAGGCAGTTAATCGTGAGTCCTATCGGACCGATTGACGAGAGTGATTCAACTTTAGTGCGGGCAGCCTTCGAGTTTGCAAACTTGGGGAAGTATGATCTTCTTAGTCTTCGCGATATGAAATTGGGACATGAATTTGCTCAGATGAAGAGGCAACTTGTTTATTCACGCAGAGCCTTTGCCCTTTACTCTCAACTTCATCCTCACTGGCCACAAATTTTTCAGGATGTTAGGCCCGAGACTCGTATCAACTTGGAATCAAGCTTCCTATGAAAACGTCTTTTGAGAAGATCGCATTTGTTAATTTGGGACTGGATCAGAATTTCGATAAGCTTAAACTATTGCAAACCCTATTTCCAGCTCGAGTTCCAGCCTCAGAGAGACTTGTTTTGAGTCAACTGGATATGAGCCTGTATTTGGTGTCGCAAAACGGTTTAGGAATCGGATTTCAAAAGCCAGAGGGGGACTTGTCTTCCTGGTTAGACAGGATGAAAGTTCGGGTTCCAAGAGTGCTCAGTTTGAAGACAAATCCCTACTTTATCACCCAGTGGATGGAAGAATTGAAAACTGAATTATTGCGTCTCGACTACGACATTCTAGGGGCGACGGCAGAGCTGGCGGGCCTCTCTGACCTCGAGAGCGAACTGATAGAAACCTTTAAATTGCGGGCACCCAAATTTCAGGGGCATTCGGTCGATTTTTTTTCCAGGGTCAATTCGAAGAGCTTTTTGATTGAGCTGTGTTCGCAGTGGGGGTGTGCGTTTCCGAAGACTGTTTTGACGAACACAAGGTCTTTGAATAGGGAAATAAAACAGTGGACTGGACAGTTTCCCCTATTTATCAAATATGAGCACAGTTCGGGAGGAGGAGGGACTTTTGAAATTGCGGATAGCCAAGATGTTTCATTTATCAAATACATTGATAGGCATAAGAGTGACCTGGGGGATGGAATTTGGCTCCTGCAAGAAAAAATTTCGGCGAAAAAGCAATTCAGCTGTCTGTGTGAAGCCAATTCCTCCCCATCTCTAAAATGCGTTATGGAAGTCGAGTACAATTCTCATGGCTATTCTTCGCGCCATAAGATGGTCAGTCCCAATGAAATAATCGATTTTTTTCCTGAACTGAGCGGAATTGCTGATCGTATCGTGGGAGTCCTCGAGGGCTTACCAGGGGCTATTTGGATTTGATGCTATTTTATCTGAGAGTGGAGATTTGTTTCCAATCATTGATCTGAACGTCAGAATGAATAAGGGACATTTAATTCTCAAGGCGGCTGAGCAATTTCGGATCGATTTGGCAGATATTTATTCCGTGCGAATAAGAGAAACTGGGTTTCGATTTTCATCGTTCGCGGAACTCTGGGGGCAAATTTGCCAGCGATTGAATCTCGATGAGCAGGGACTGTCTCCAGGGGGTCAGTTTGTCATTCCCTATTTGACCTCAGGAATTGTTGATTCGAGCCTATCAACAAACGGGTCATCGCAGAATTTTAGAGAGGGTCCATTGGTACGGTCTCCCGTTGAGTTGACTTGTTTTTTTGGTCACAAAAATTCGTCTGAGGAGGAGTCGATCATATGGAGAGAGAGGGCGATCGAAAAAATATCTAAAATCATGAAAGGGTGGCTCAAAGGTGATGTCTGATATCCGTTCTCATTTGTCTGCAAAGCAGTGGAAAACTTTATTCAGCCACGAAAAACCATTTTTTTTGTATGACTTTGGAAAAATTCGATCTAATCTTTCCTTTATCCGGTCCTATTTAAAAGGACTTATTGACCAGAAGTGCAGTATTTATTTTTCTACCAAGAGTAATCCGAATAATTTTTTACTTAAGTGCCTGATTCCAATCATAGATGGATTTGATACGTCTTCAGAAATAGAGATGCGGATGATGAGAAATCTGGGTGTTGAGGCGCCTCGTCTATCTCTCTCGGGTCCGGGAAAGCCCAATGAGGCATATGATTTTGCTATTGGACAGGGGGTAGGCTGCATTCACCTTGATTCGATATCAGAGTATGAGGCCTTTCGCTCTCTTCAGGGAAAAAGGCCTGACCAAGGTGGGGTGGGAGTCACATTGAGACTGCAACTGGATTCAGACGAAACAAAGCTTGGACTGAGTCTTGAGGAAGTCAGGTCGGTCTTGAAAATGGCAGCAAGACGGCAGTTTTATGGTCTTCATACTTACTTAGGTAGGGAATCCTTTTCCGGCGAGGCTCTCTCTATTCACATTGATTTGCTCAGCAGATTGATTAGCGAATTTCGTGATGCTTTTGTTAAAGACGTCAAACTCTACATCGGGCCGGGATTGCCATCATTGAAAGCTTTAAAGAAAGACATCAGGGATTTTAGCAATCCCATTCGGTCTCCACATCCTGTAACTTTTGAATTGGGTCGATCCCTGGTTTCGGATATAGGTTTTTACGCAGCCCAGGTGTTGTCGGTAAAGCCCGGTCGAGTCCCCACTGTAATTTTAAATGGCGGAGTTCATCATTTGGGTAGTCCTCTATTGTCCGTCTACAGTGCTGGCGAGGCTGCTCGGGTCCAGGGGATAACAGCTCAAGGAACTAAGATTGAGGGCGAAATGGCTGAATTCGCAGTTTACGGATCTCTCTGTCTATCTCATGACTGTCTTCATCCCAAGGCGACTTTGCCCAGGGGAATAAAAAGGGCGATTGGATTTTAATTAGTGATTGTGGGGCCTACGGTATGACCGCTGCTGTTCCATTTTTTATTGGTCAAGCCCTAGCGCTAGAATATGCAATTTGCCTTGATCCGATGGGTGGTGAATGTAGAATTGACGAGATATCGCCACAGAATTTCCTTTCTTACCATGAAAGTTTTTAGTGTGGCTTGCAGGGAGAAAAATGGGGATGAATTCCATTGAGTTGACGGGAAAAGTCCGGACCTTGTTGATTGATTTGAATTTTTCTGCCGCTGCTCGATCCGTTAAAGATGAAGATGATTTGTTTGACAATGGAGCATTGGACTCTCTGACTCTTATTCAGTTTGTCTTGGTCTTGGAGGAGGAGTTTAAGATTCAGTTGGTCAACAGCGATATTTCATACGATAATTTTAAAAGTCTCAATCACCTGGTAAAAATGCTTCAGGATGTTTACAAAGTTTAGATCGAGGTCGACATGATGGTTTTGCCTGACAAATCTCGGACAAAACAACCGAATGCACTTTTCGTTCGTCATCCTCAGTTTGAAGCCCTTAAAACCGCCCATTTCGTTTGGGACTTTTTTTCAATTTGGGTGCCCATTGGAATGGGCATTTATCTTTCTGAAGGAATTAGCATTTGGTTCTATCCCTTGAGTTTCATGATGATAGCCCATCGTCAAATTGCCAGTGCACTGATGGGTCACGAGGGCGCTCATGGACTTCTTGCTAAAGGGCGATCGATTAATAATTTCCTAGGGCGCTACCTGTTTCACTTTCCAGCTTTGATTTCTCATTCACGCTACAAGTCACTTCATTTGCTTCATCACCGTTATTTGGGAGAGCCACATGATCCTGACACTTTTCTTTATGAGGGATATCCTCAGTCTTGGCGAAAGGTCGTGTTCTTTTTGCTCAGGGAGTTGATTTCCGGTCGGTCCCTTTACTATTTTGCCAATTATTTTACGGAAATTCCAATGATGATAAGAAAAATGTTTGGGATCAAATATTCTCGTGACCCTCACAATGGAAAATCCGATTTTATTCAGTATTCAATTTTTTGGTTAGCTGTGTTAGTTCTCATTCACTCTCTCGGAGTTTGGAAAGAGTTCCTTCTCTATTGGATTGTTCCGGTTGTCTTGAGCATTCCATGGATTCAGTTTCAGAACGCACTGGAGCATGGAGCCATTCGACTGACCGCAAAGAATCAGAGTCGTTCCATCTCCCATCCCGCACTTCTGGTCGCTTTAGCTTTGCCGAAAAATTTGAATTATCATTTTGAACACCATGCTAACCCTCATATTCCCCACTACAACTTGCCAAAGTATTCTATTTTCATGAAGGAAAGCCAGCTTGTTCCTCCAGAGGAAGAATTTCGCGTGGGCTTGGGATCAAGCCTGAAGCAACTGTTTTCACGGTAGTGCTCTGACAAATATTTCCAGCTGAGTTCCACTGATTTGGTTTGAAGTGAAGACGACTCGAGAGTGGGCCCAATCAATGTTGAAGCTACTTGCCGAAGCAGTGCTAAGACTAATGTTGGCGGCTCCTGTGCCGTCCGTATTGATCTTTCTTAAATAATAGCCCGTATTGCCAGGATTGGTTTCCCTGATAATGACTTTGTCATTAGAAGGACTAAGTAAGTAACTCACGTCACTCGCAAAGTCATTAACAAAGGTTCCGTCGCTGAGTCGGATGAGTCCTGTATTGTTAACGTTTTCGATAAATAATTCGGAAGATCCTGATGTCGATGACGGGTCATTTACATAAAGGATCTTCAGGGAGTCGCTTGTCGCAACATAATCTGAACATGAAGCACCCCAGCTAACTGCGGTACCACTGAGATCGATATTGCTTGTGCCATCAAGTGCATGAATTTCAATATTGTCATTAAAACTCGAGATCTCACCGCAACTGATCAATTTTGACGAATCCGGGAGGAAGCTAAAATTGCCATAAAAGTCATCGCTTACGGTCTTTAGTTTGACGGCATTATTTCCATCGATATCAACTTTGTAGATATCCCCACCATCGTAGCCTGAAGCGTAGTTCCCCTGATAGTAGGCGATTTTTGCACTATTCGGCGCAATTGTGAAATGGGCAACATCGTAATTTGCAGGGAGAGTTTGATTCAGCTTTGTCAAATTGGTCCCGTCAAGATTGACGGCATAGAGTTCGTTCACCGCGGTGGAATCTTGATTGGCCAAATAAATGACTTTTTGGCTGTCGGGGGTTATTTTGAAACTGCTGACTTGTCCCCCACTTGGGAGATTGGGATTGAGCCTCAGTGGCGTTCCAGTTCCTTGGGTGTCTGAAACGTAGAGTTCAGGCGCGCCTTGGACAGAATGGTCATCTGTGTAAATGATGTGCGCAGAATCAGGAGAGTAAAGACCAGTGCTGGCCACGCAGCCGCCGTTTGTGAAGGGGTCGCTGATGGGGTAGATTGCACTGCCGTCAACATTTGCAGTAAAA encodes:
- a CDS encoding acyl carrier protein, whose amino-acid sequence is MNSIELTGKVRTLLIDLNFSAAARSVKDEDDLFDNGALDSLTLIQFVLVLEEEFKIQLVNSDISYDNFKSLNHLVKMLQDVYKV
- a CDS encoding fatty acid desaturase gives rise to the protein MMVLPDKSRTKQPNALFVRHPQFEALKTAHFVWDFFSIWVPIGMGIYLSEGISIWFYPLSFMMIAHRQIASALMGHEGAHGLLAKGRSINNFLGRYLFHFPALISHSRYKSLHLLHHRYLGEPHDPDTFLYEGYPQSWRKVVFFLLRELISGRSLYYFANYFTEIPMMIRKMFGIKYSRDPHNGKSDFIQYSIFWLAVLVLIHSLGVWKEFLLYWIVPVVLSIPWIQFQNALEHGAIRLTAKNQSRSISHPALLVALALPKNLNYHFEHHANPHIPHYNLPKYSIFMKESQLVPPEEEFRVGLGSSLKQLFSR